In Treponema denticola, one genomic interval encodes:
- the whiG gene encoding RNA polymerase sigma factor WhiG has product MTNTDYENIPEEELWEKYKKNSDPKIREYFILKYAPLVKYVAGKVGIGMPTNVEFDDLVGYGVLGLLDAIEKYDLNKNVKFNTYAVNRIRGAIFDELRSIDWVPRSVRQKSREIEETIADLEARLGRSASNEEIAAAMGLDIEEYNSLLLKISATSVVSLTDLRFSNDDAEEFSVGDIIEAPPSLNPDVIVEREDVKRVIIDAIKELPEREQKVLIMYYYEDMTLREIGEVLHVTESRVSQIHTSANVKLKVKLSNVTKGIK; this is encoded by the coding sequence ATGACAAATACGGATTATGAAAATATACCTGAAGAGGAACTTTGGGAAAAATACAAAAAAAACTCAGACCCTAAAATTAGAGAATATTTTATTTTGAAGTATGCTCCATTGGTAAAATATGTTGCCGGAAAGGTAGGAATAGGAATGCCTACCAATGTAGAATTTGATGATTTAGTCGGTTATGGAGTTTTAGGGCTTTTAGATGCTATCGAAAAATATGATCTTAATAAAAATGTAAAATTTAATACTTATGCCGTAAATAGAATTAGGGGCGCAATCTTCGATGAGCTTAGATCTATAGATTGGGTACCTAGATCCGTGCGTCAAAAAAGCCGTGAAATAGAAGAGACGATTGCAGATCTGGAAGCCCGTTTAGGACGGTCCGCTTCCAATGAAGAAATAGCTGCTGCGATGGGGCTGGATATTGAAGAGTATAATTCTCTTTTATTAAAAATATCTGCAACCAGTGTCGTTTCTTTGACCGATTTGAGATTTTCCAATGATGATGCGGAAGAGTTTTCTGTGGGAGATATAATTGAGGCTCCTCCTTCTTTAAACCCTGATGTAATTGTAGAGCGTGAGGATGTAAAGAGGGTTATAATTGATGCTATCAAGGAGCTGCCTGAAAGAGAGCAAAAGGTGCTGATTATGTATTATTATGAAGATATGACTCTTAGGGAAATAGGTGAGGTTCTACATGTAACGGAATCCCGTGTATCTCAAATACATACCAGTGCAAATGTAAAATTAAAGGTAAAACTTTCAAATGTAACCAAGGGTATAAAATAG
- a CDS encoding MinD/ParA family protein: MTDQAEDLKTLMKNKNNGNKDLSDLPPKRKTRIIAVTSGKGGVGKTNISTNMGIAYAKMGKKVIVIDADLGLANVNVMMNIIPKYNLYHVIKKQKRMSDIIIDTEYGIKLIAGASGFSKIANMEEAERSDFIKELYTLAEADIIIIDTSAGVSKNVLGFVAAADEVVIVTTSEPTAITDAYGIIKIIATEVDNYDLNLKMVVNRVNSALEGKKIAERLIQIAAQFLNLKVEYLGFIYNDISVEQAVLRQKPFFIYSPKSKASGCLRHIVAKLEKTDYNEYSGFSGFLQKLFGRKWD; encoded by the coding sequence ATGACGGATCAAGCAGAAGACTTAAAAACATTGATGAAAAATAAAAATAACGGTAATAAGGACTTATCAGACCTCCCTCCCAAAAGGAAAACAAGGATTATTGCCGTAACCAGCGGAAAGGGAGGGGTAGGTAAAACAAATATTTCCACAAATATGGGCATTGCTTATGCAAAAATGGGGAAAAAAGTCATTGTAATTGATGCCGACCTCGGGCTTGCAAATGTGAATGTTATGATGAATATAATTCCTAAATATAATCTTTACCATGTAATAAAAAAGCAAAAGCGTATGTCTGACATCATAATAGATACTGAATATGGGATAAAGCTTATTGCAGGAGCCTCAGGATTTTCAAAAATTGCAAACATGGAGGAAGCCGAAAGGTCCGACTTTATAAAAGAATTATACACTCTTGCTGAGGCAGATATAATAATAATAGACACAAGCGCAGGAGTTTCAAAGAATGTATTGGGTTTTGTTGCTGCTGCAGATGAGGTTGTCATTGTAACTACATCAGAGCCGACAGCAATAACCGATGCCTATGGAATTATAAAAATAATTGCTACAGAGGTGGATAACTACGATCTAAACCTAAAAATGGTAGTCAATCGGGTAAATTCAGCTCTTGAAGGAAAAAAAATAGCTGAACGCTTAATTCAAATTGCAGCACAGTTTTTAAACTTAAAAGTTGAATATCTGGGCTTTATATACAATGATATAAGCGTTGAACAAGCTGTTTTGAGGCAAAAACCTTTTTTTATATATTCTCCTAAAAGTAAAGCTTCCGGTTGTCTGCGGCACATAGTTGCAAAACTTGAAAAAACGGATTATAATGAATATTCAGGCTTTTCCGGTTTTCTACAAAAACTTTTTGGACGGAAATGGGACTAG
- the flhF gene encoding flagellar biosynthesis protein FlhF encodes METFVEEASTYEKCIQKIQEKYGPNIMITRREVKRNEGFFSFLNKETIRVSFNIQNESFIPKFSGDNEEKPAQSKPKSVKSYSPINIEEERLKIIKLAASQSEEMAEKMTPYIEKFENQTSSPSKSNIESTELKKLADTVERLAEQIKQKTESSQEHENILKIAAILEENDFTAKYIRSIKGKIAANLSLAELNDFDLVQKRVLEWIASSITVKKEDLGKEHKILALVGPTGIGKTTTLAKLAAYYVLAVSKLEERPLDVRVITLDQYRIGAAFQIKKYCEHMGIPLLIANDPLDFHKYLDLYKDSADIICIDTTGRSPTDQEKILEMRKYFEKIEPGQVETHLVVSAVTKPADICAIIKQYSVFDFSSLIITKLDETMHVGSIISVLDEFKIPVMYITEGQTVPRDFFRASKIAFLRKLTGFSLDYINSNFNDEISIIWS; translated from the coding sequence ATGGAAACATTTGTCGAAGAAGCTTCAACATATGAAAAGTGTATTCAAAAAATTCAAGAAAAGTACGGGCCGAATATAATGATTACCCGCCGCGAGGTAAAAAGAAATGAAGGCTTCTTTAGTTTTCTTAACAAGGAGACAATAAGGGTAAGTTTTAATATCCAAAATGAGTCCTTTATTCCAAAATTCTCCGGTGATAATGAAGAAAAACCTGCTCAGTCAAAACCCAAATCAGTAAAAAGCTATTCGCCTATAAATATTGAAGAAGAGCGCCTAAAGATAATAAAACTGGCTGCCTCCCAGTCTGAAGAAATGGCTGAAAAGATGACGCCTTATATAGAAAAATTTGAAAATCAAACATCTTCCCCTTCAAAAAGCAATATTGAATCTACCGAGCTTAAAAAACTGGCAGATACCGTTGAGCGCCTTGCTGAACAGATAAAACAAAAGACGGAATCTTCACAAGAACATGAAAATATCCTAAAAATTGCAGCTATTTTGGAAGAAAATGATTTTACCGCTAAATATATCCGCTCCATAAAAGGCAAAATAGCGGCAAATTTGAGTTTAGCCGAATTAAATGATTTTGATCTTGTACAAAAAAGAGTTTTAGAATGGATTGCTTCATCCATTACGGTAAAAAAAGAAGATTTAGGCAAAGAGCATAAAATCCTTGCTCTGGTAGGCCCTACAGGCATAGGTAAAACAACAACATTGGCTAAACTTGCCGCATATTATGTTTTGGCTGTTTCAAAGCTTGAGGAGCGTCCTCTTGATGTAAGAGTGATAACTCTTGACCAATATAGGATTGGAGCCGCGTTTCAAATAAAAAAATATTGTGAGCATATGGGAATTCCTCTTCTTATTGCAAACGATCCCCTTGATTTTCATAAATATCTCGACCTATATAAGGATTCTGCCGATATTATATGTATAGACACGACGGGGCGAAGTCCAACCGACCAAGAAAAGATTCTTGAAATGAGAAAGTATTTTGAAAAGATAGAACCGGGACAGGTTGAAACTCATCTTGTTGTAAGTGCCGTAACAAAGCCTGCCGATATATGCGCGATTATAAAGCAATATTCGGTTTTTGATTTTTCGAGCCTTATAATAACAAAGCTTGATGAAACGATGCATGTGGGCAGTATTATAAGTGTCTTGGATGAATTTAAAATTCCTGTAATGTATATAACAGAGGGGCAGACGGTTCCGCGTGATTTTTTCAGAGCCTCAAAAATAGCTTTTTTGAGGAAACTTACAGGGTTTTCGTTGGATTATATCAATTCAAATTTCAATGATGAAATTTCTATAATATGGAGTTAA
- a CDS encoding pyridoxal phosphate-dependent aminotransferase has protein sequence MEHGGVLSYKKKDEVLIDFSSNINPLTAPKSLKKALSASFNNLLVYPDIRYRSLKKITAQYLKCRPENIVLGNGAVEIIDNFCSMFKRVVLCTPCFSEYGLRALAHNKPVLELPYVSDFLPDIAGLEKKLRAGDLLILGNPNNPTGLRIEKTALLQIYSLVQKTAAFLLLDEAFYEFCPPDYDSIALFKKDGYKNICIIRAATKFFGLPGIRLGYACTSTDTAAALSKIEMAWHINAFAEAAAPVIFFDEDFIEKSKAYIQKERAFLLENIEKYGTSGEIKFQTYKSHCNFILLKVLNAKDEDALKFLEKRGILIRTCSSFKTLGDNHIRIAVRSHKDNCKFVKALSSKMS, from the coding sequence TTGGAACACGGCGGGGTTTTGTCCTATAAAAAAAAGGACGAAGTTTTAATTGATTTTAGCAGTAATATAAATCCTCTGACGGCACCTAAGAGCTTAAAAAAGGCCTTAAGTGCATCTTTTAATAATCTCTTGGTTTATCCCGATATCCGTTACCGCTCGCTAAAAAAGATAACTGCTCAATATTTAAAATGCAGGCCTGAAAATATTGTTTTGGGGAACGGGGCTGTAGAAATAATCGATAATTTTTGTTCAATGTTTAAGAGAGTTGTTTTATGCACGCCTTGTTTTTCGGAATACGGATTAAGGGCTCTTGCTCATAATAAACCGGTTTTAGAGCTTCCTTATGTTTCTGATTTTTTGCCCGATATTGCCGGTCTTGAAAAAAAACTGAGGGCGGGCGATCTTCTCATATTGGGGAATCCGAATAATCCCACAGGCTTAAGAATAGAAAAAACGGCTCTTTTACAAATTTATTCTCTTGTACAAAAAACAGCTGCTTTTTTGCTTTTAGATGAGGCTTTTTACGAGTTTTGTCCGCCTGATTATGACAGCATAGCTCTTTTTAAAAAAGACGGCTATAAAAATATCTGTATAATAAGGGCTGCAACCAAATTTTTCGGCCTTCCGGGGATACGTCTAGGCTATGCCTGTACCTCAACCGATACGGCTGCCGCTCTTTCTAAAATCGAGATGGCATGGCACATAAACGCCTTTGCAGAAGCTGCCGCTCCTGTAATCTTTTTTGATGAGGATTTTATAGAAAAAAGCAAGGCCTATATTCAAAAAGAAAGAGCTTTTTTGCTTGAAAATATCGAAAAATACGGAACAAGCGGGGAGATAAAGTTCCAAACCTATAAAAGTCATTGCAATTTTATTCTTCTTAAAGTTTTAAATGCAAAAGATGAAGATGCTTTAAAGTTTTTGGAAAAAAGAGGAATTTTAATCAGAACTTGCAGCAGTTTTAAAACCCTCGGAGACAATCATATCAGGATTGCCGTCCGCTCTCATAAGGATAATTGTAAATTTGTTAAGGCTCTTAGCTCTAAAATGTCTTAA
- a CDS encoding ankyrin repeat domain-containing protein has product MQNIILTTKKLFILAIFIAAIFTSCKTAPVKEETLIDLINAGKYEELKDRFNHSAVNMKDEEGNSLLHIAVLKNNPIIVRFLISMEADIEAKDALERTPLLAGLQNECYDAVKVLIEYNANIFSDDSEGENAFNYTCKNNITNLILTAQTIKQKDVNKNTALHLAVKALDTALVEQILEIERPETKYNAEGLSPLGIAYKSHDSEEAVEIADKLLLAGIQPMGKEFAEFETAVIARNYSMRFSDGETLLHIFARKGYTGFLKFLIKNGVPIDVKDISSSTAMQEAVYNGNIEAAILLLKSGADPNTRNSSGNTALHLVIPEASRSKLFSELIAAGANPGIKDNYGETPLHIAARLGMSEDIFEQLIKAGADINERNKKGQTPLILAIERNQTQQVDFLIKNGADIHAEDKSGDSAFVRALGMGLPMIEHVVSEKNSMERDSNGSTPLHLAISHNASGDIIYYLVEKKALINTRDKMGNTPLHIAAEKNYREAGEILLANNADIFYSNLNGESPLKFAMTLREGREDWMINSNTLIAKDGAGNSPLHLAAEWQIIPMMLYLIEKGADLDARNANNETPIFNAIKADSPDALTILLTKDKLKKADIDARDFLGNTVLHSAVRWSAYKSADFLLTQTAPEYTKLLNAKNLAGKTVLHEAAKQGNINFINIFLKANVDINAADETGRAPLSEAVLTNKTEAIALLLNNGASPVQQDMYGRTALHEAVEISKESISLIRKAGGNPLAKDVYGKTPFVLALNKGLEIINLVLGNDKFLTDTDGDTPLHIAVKENVSSDILQKIIKKEYPIDKRNKNGETAILLAAQKNQKENVRTLLAAGADPFVINNQGLSAIAEIFTTHTELVPIAAEFVLKKTDTLGDGLLHYAAKFADLKTVKDLLAIPEIDIYAKNTAGETAYQVAQRWKRPEIAELLKTE; this is encoded by the coding sequence ATGCAAAATATTATTCTCACAACAAAAAAACTATTTATACTTGCAATTTTTATTGCAGCAATTTTTACATCATGTAAAACGGCTCCTGTAAAAGAAGAAACGCTGATAGATCTTATAAACGCAGGAAAATACGAAGAATTAAAAGACAGGTTTAACCATAGTGCAGTAAATATGAAAGATGAAGAAGGTAACAGTCTTCTACATATTGCCGTTCTTAAAAATAATCCCATTATTGTGCGTTTTTTAATCAGTATGGAAGCAGACATTGAAGCAAAAGATGCACTTGAAAGGACTCCTCTTTTAGCCGGATTACAAAATGAATGTTATGATGCGGTCAAAGTTCTTATCGAATACAATGCAAACATATTCTCCGATGACAGCGAAGGAGAAAATGCTTTTAACTATACCTGCAAAAACAATATTACAAATTTAATTTTAACGGCGCAGACTATCAAACAAAAAGATGTAAATAAAAACACAGCCTTACATCTGGCTGTAAAGGCCCTCGATACAGCCCTTGTAGAACAAATATTGGAAATAGAAAGGCCTGAAACAAAATACAACGCAGAAGGTCTAAGCCCCCTAGGAATAGCATATAAAAGCCATGATTCGGAAGAAGCCGTTGAAATAGCCGATAAACTCCTTCTTGCCGGCATACAGCCCATGGGTAAAGAGTTTGCGGAATTTGAAACCGCTGTTATAGCTAGAAATTATTCCATGAGGTTCAGTGACGGAGAAACCCTATTACATATATTTGCCCGTAAAGGATACACCGGTTTTCTAAAATTTTTAATTAAAAACGGAGTCCCCATAGATGTAAAAGATATTTCAAGCTCAACCGCAATGCAGGAAGCCGTTTATAACGGAAATATAGAAGCGGCTATCCTCCTTTTAAAATCGGGGGCGGATCCAAATACCCGCAATTCTTCAGGAAACACAGCTCTTCATCTGGTAATACCTGAGGCATCCCGCTCAAAACTTTTTAGTGAACTTATAGCAGCAGGAGCGAATCCAGGCATTAAAGACAACTATGGTGAAACACCTCTTCATATCGCTGCCAGACTGGGCATGAGTGAGGATATTTTTGAACAGCTGATAAAGGCGGGAGCAGACATAAATGAAAGAAATAAAAAAGGCCAGACTCCCCTCATCTTGGCCATTGAAAGAAACCAGACCCAACAAGTAGATTTTTTAATAAAAAATGGAGCCGATATTCACGCAGAGGATAAATCCGGTGATTCGGCTTTTGTCCGTGCACTAGGCATGGGCTTACCGATGATAGAGCATGTAGTCAGCGAAAAAAACAGTATGGAGAGGGATTCAAACGGATCTACACCTCTTCATTTAGCTATAAGCCATAATGCATCCGGCGACATTATTTACTACCTTGTAGAAAAAAAAGCCTTAATCAATACCAGAGATAAAATGGGTAACACACCTCTCCATATTGCAGCCGAAAAAAATTACCGTGAAGCAGGAGAAATATTACTTGCAAATAATGCGGATATATTTTATTCAAACCTAAATGGAGAAAGCCCATTAAAATTTGCCATGACACTAAGAGAAGGCAGAGAAGACTGGATGATAAATTCCAATACACTGATTGCCAAGGACGGAGCAGGGAATAGCCCGCTTCACCTCGCAGCTGAATGGCAAATCATCCCAATGATGCTTTATCTAATTGAAAAAGGAGCAGACCTGGATGCAAGGAATGCAAATAACGAAACACCTATTTTTAATGCAATAAAGGCGGATAGTCCCGATGCCCTAACAATATTACTCACAAAAGATAAGCTTAAAAAAGCCGATATAGATGCAAGAGATTTTTTAGGCAATACCGTACTTCACTCAGCGGTCAGATGGTCAGCCTATAAATCTGCCGACTTTCTCTTAACTCAAACCGCTCCTGAATATACAAAGCTTTTAAATGCAAAAAATCTTGCAGGTAAAACAGTATTACATGAAGCTGCAAAGCAAGGAAACATAAACTTTATCAATATTTTCTTAAAAGCTAATGTTGACATTAATGCAGCCGATGAAACAGGGCGGGCACCCTTATCGGAAGCAGTTCTTACAAACAAGACCGAGGCTATCGCATTATTACTGAACAATGGTGCATCTCCCGTTCAGCAAGATATGTATGGAAGAACAGCCCTGCATGAAGCTGTAGAAATCTCAAAAGAAAGTATAAGCCTTATAAGGAAGGCCGGAGGAAATCCTCTGGCTAAGGATGTATATGGGAAAACCCCATTTGTGTTAGCCCTAAATAAAGGCCTTGAAATAATAAACCTCGTTCTAGGAAATGATAAATTTTTAACGGATACGGATGGAGATACTCCATTACATATAGCGGTAAAAGAAAATGTAAGCTCAGACATCTTACAAAAAATTATCAAAAAAGAATACCCAATAGATAAACGGAACAAAAACGGTGAAACGGCTATTTTGCTTGCAGCACAAAAAAATCAAAAAGAAAATGTAAGAACTCTTTTAGCTGCAGGAGCAGATCCCTTTGTCATAAACAACCAGGGCCTATCCGCCATAGCCGAAATTTTTACAACCCACACAGAGCTTGTTCCCATAGCCGCAGAATTCGTATTAAAAAAGACCGATACCCTCGGCGACGGACTCCTTCATTATGCAGCTAAATTTGCAGACTTAAAAACGGTAAAAGATTTACTGGCTATTCCTGAGATAGATATTTATGCAAAGAACACCGCAGGAGAAACGGCTTATCAGGTAGCCCAACGCTGGAAAAGGCCCGAAATTGCAGAATTGCTAAAAACGGAATAA
- a CDS encoding vWA domain-containing protein, protein MFKRILLCLLLFVLIIPAFAQSTAQKNAEIVILMDTSGTILPYYEDINNRVLAEINNKFVRKGDTVHVLSFNADARYEMSQKINSEADMSRVVSRFLLLYQLGKNSDFLTGLQYARQYVSNLPEKEERILIIISDGIFNPPASSQYKNYTDDQIKNEIGLLAGSIRKKGWKVYYVKLPYPADAVIRNLDGEEFYNAGNGQAGTSVSGSSSQAGGISGSSGTDKGSTGSSSTSGSQTGSASQGSAQGGSSGSSASQGIGQSSTSGSAGSQGAGQSGTSGSSGSSSGSGSSQGTLTDVSKAFKDASGAAGSELSKDKNEGFTITDNAENLPLVNFPEGGLEARGNKLDFSFEVINNSEEDIELHLTHIVIDNGLSTDTIPVNSQNTKIKSNDKTLIGASALLPSAYKEGNYNLIMRLEFAEGKRVLPQVVETSLAVFPTTFQKLKESNGVWLILLGILLLLLIIFLIIFFIRRRGSGSSKDNIGYTGSASQINYDEEDKRYPHKLSEDDDHAARLGSFTTTSSSYNNNSTDYSENGKFAGTGTSMYSADNLDRVASQRQDDEVLRKRVLAASFAAKEPRGTYMSPANFFETIEIKRNKSGMTEIYVLNQNRNIGRRNIHIMKPGTSLTLGGGKTDNFLIFLVPFPARLAQVRYDGQDYHLAILKPKYFPYEKSNIVNNCIGKTVTIVSDKGYHVYFTFREYENPTEKLNNILTSIKYE, encoded by the coding sequence ATGTTTAAACGAATTTTATTGTGCTTACTTTTGTTTGTGCTCATTATACCTGCCTTTGCACAAAGTACCGCTCAAAAAAATGCCGAAATTGTAATACTGATGGATACATCAGGTACGATCTTGCCCTACTATGAAGATATCAATAACAGAGTGTTAGCTGAAATTAATAATAAATTCGTAAGAAAGGGCGATACGGTACATGTTTTGTCATTTAATGCAGATGCCCGCTATGAGATGTCTCAAAAAATAAACAGCGAAGCCGATATGTCTCGAGTCGTTTCAAGATTTTTACTTCTTTATCAGCTGGGCAAAAACTCTGATTTTTTAACAGGTCTTCAATATGCAAGACAATATGTTTCAAATTTACCCGAAAAAGAAGAACGGATACTTATAATTATTTCTGACGGAATTTTTAATCCTCCGGCATCAAGTCAATATAAAAATTATACCGATGATCAAATAAAGAATGAAATAGGTCTTCTTGCAGGGAGCATCCGAAAAAAAGGATGGAAAGTTTATTATGTTAAACTTCCTTATCCTGCCGATGCGGTAATCCGTAATTTGGATGGAGAAGAATTTTATAATGCAGGAAACGGACAGGCCGGAACATCGGTATCGGGAAGTTCCAGTCAAGCCGGCGGTATATCAGGTTCTTCCGGTACCGATAAAGGAAGTACCGGTTCAAGTTCGACAAGCGGAAGCCAGACCGGTTCAGCTTCTCAAGGAAGTGCTCAGGGCGGCTCATCAGGCAGCTCAGCTTCTCAAGGAATCGGTCAGAGCAGTACATCAGGTAGTGCAGGTTCTCAAGGAGCCGGCCAGAGCGGTACATCCGGCAGTTCAGGTTCTTCTTCCGGTTCAGGAAGTTCTCAGGGGACTCTTACCGATGTTTCAAAAGCCTTTAAAGATGCTTCAGGTGCTGCAGGAAGCGAGCTTTCCAAAGATAAAAATGAAGGATTTACCATTACGGACAATGCAGAAAACTTGCCATTGGTAAATTTTCCTGAAGGGGGGCTTGAAGCCCGCGGAAACAAGCTTGATTTTTCATTTGAAGTAATTAATAATTCCGAAGAAGATATTGAACTTCATTTAACTCATATAGTTATTGATAATGGATTAAGTACTGATACCATACCGGTCAATTCACAAAACACAAAGATAAAATCAAATGATAAGACTTTGATAGGTGCTTCTGCTCTTTTGCCGTCTGCCTATAAAGAGGGTAATTATAATCTGATTATGCGCTTAGAATTTGCAGAAGGAAAAAGAGTATTACCCCAAGTTGTCGAAACATCCTTGGCTGTATTCCCGACAACTTTCCAAAAGCTAAAAGAATCGAACGGCGTCTGGTTAATTCTCCTTGGAATTCTTTTATTGCTTCTAATAATATTCCTAATTATATTCTTTATAAGGAGAAGAGGTTCAGGCTCTTCCAAAGATAATATAGGCTATACCGGATCTGCTTCTCAGATTAATTATGATGAAGAAGATAAGAGATATCCTCACAAGCTTTCAGAGGATGATGATCATGCAGCCCGCTTAGGTTCTTTTACTACTACTTCTTCTTCTTATAATAATAATTCTACCGATTATTCTGAAAATGGAAAATTTGCCGGAACCGGAACTTCTATGTACTCTGCCGATAATTTGGACAGAGTCGCTTCCCAAAGGCAAGATGATGAAGTTTTACGTAAGCGTGTTTTAGCCGCCTCATTTGCAGCTAAGGAACCTAGGGGTACGTATATGTCTCCCGCCAACTTCTTTGAAACAATTGAAATAAAACGTAATAAATCCGGTATGACTGAAATCTATGTTTTAAACCAAAATAGAAACATAGGAAGGCGCAATATTCATATTATGAAACCCGGAACCAGCTTGACTTTGGGCGGCGGCAAAACCGATAACTTCTTAATATTTTTAGTTCCTTTCCCTGCACGTTTGGCTCAAGTTAGATATGACGGGCAAGATTATCATTTGGCTATTCTTAAACCTAAGTATTTTCCGTATGAAAAATCAAATATTGTAAATAATTGTATCGGTAAAACCGTTACCATTGTTTCGGATAAGGGCTATCATGTTTACTTTACATTTAGGGAGTATGAGAATCCTACCGAAAAATTAAATAATATTTTAACATCGATTAAGTACGAGTAA